A section of the Papio anubis isolate 15944 chromosome 4, Panubis1.0, whole genome shotgun sequence genome encodes:
- the AQP1 gene encoding aquaporin-1: MASEFKKKLFWRAVVAEFLATTLFVFISIGSALGFKYPVGNNQTAVQDNVKVSLAFGLSIATLAQSVGHISGAHLNPAVTLGLLLSCQISIFRALMYIIAQCVGAIVAAAILSGITSSLPGNSLGRNDLADGVNSGQGLGIEIIGTLQLVLCVLATTDRRRRDLGGSAPLAIGLSVALGHLLAIDYTGCGINPARSFGSAVITHNFSNHWIFWVGPFIGGALAVLIYDFILAPRSSDFTDRVKVWTSGQVEEYDLDADDINSRVEMKPK; the protein is encoded by the exons ATGGCCAGCGAGTTCAAGAAGAAGCTcttctggagggcagtggtggccGAGTTCCTGGCCACGACCCTCTTTGTCTTCATCAGCATCGGCTCTGCCCTGGGCTTCAAATACCCGGTGGGGAACAACCAGACGGCGGTCCAGGACAATGTGAAGGTGTCGCTGGCCTTCGGACTGAGCATCGCCACGCTGGCACAGAGCGTGGGTCACATCAGTGGCGCCCACCTCAACCCGGCTGTCACGCTGGGGCTGCTGCTCAGCTGCCAGATCAGCATCTTCCGTGCCCTCATGTACATCATCGCCCAGTGCGTGGGGGCCATCGTCGCCGCTGCCATCCTCTCAGGCAtcacctcctccctgcctggGAACTCGCTCGGCCGCAATGAC CTGGCTGATGGCGTGAACTCAGGCCAGGGCCTGGGCATCGAGATCATCGGGACCCTCCAGCTGGTGCTGTGTGTGCTGGCCACTACTGACCGAAGGCGCCGCGACCTTGGTGGCTCAGCCCCCCTTGCCATTGGCCTCTCTGTAGCCCTTGGACACCTCCTGGCT ATTGACTACACCGGCTGTGGGATTAACCCTGCTCGGTCCTTCGGCTCCGCGGTGATCACACACAACTTCAGCAACCACTGG ATTTTCTGGGTGGGGCCATTCATCGGGGGAGCCCTGGCTGTGCTCATCTACGACTTCATCCTGGCCCCACGCAGCAGTGACTTCACAGACCGCGTGAAGGTGTGGACCAGCGGCCAGGTGGAGGAGTATGACCTGGATGCCGACGACATCAACTCCAGGGTGGAGATGAAGCCCAAATAG